In Myxocyprinus asiaticus isolate MX2 ecotype Aquarium Trade chromosome 12, UBuf_Myxa_2, whole genome shotgun sequence, the DNA window ATTTGCAACTagggctttttttcttcttcttctgactTTGCGCGGGTTCTTTGTTTATACATGCGGTTTTTCGGTTCCTCTTTGAAAAGTATTGTGAGAGAGATGATTATACGCATTATCTCAAGTCTGCTTATATGGTTTGTTGTGTGTTTCGTTATTACTCCGTAAGCTCAATTATTCAATATGCCTCACAGAGTCCGTCAGACGCGGTGATTCGTCAGCCCCGCAGTCCGATCTGTCACAAGTTTCTGCAGCCCTCACGATTCACGATGCGATTGTGAATAAACCACATTTCCCCGATGTTTGAAAGGTTATGGCTACTTTGTGTTTGCCCAATGTGTTCTGTAATTTTTATAGTGTAAATATACACAGAATGTAATCGTACTATACTAAAAGATTGTTAACCCGAGGGCAACCCTGCACCAGATTTACGGTCTATTTAACGGGAGTGTAGCCTACGAGGCTTTGGTCGCATTGCCTTTGGAGTTTTGTCAGTTGTGCGTTATAGTTCACTTTTTAGTAGTGAAATTAAGAGGTCACCTAACATTATTGATTAAACAACTGAAACTATGAGCTTTTTGTACTATAGTCTACCTCTCCGACACTTTAGAGGAGACGACAGGATGggtgacgtttttttttttgtttgttttttttcttttttttttcgccCATTGGAAGTCTCTTTTGTGCAACTCGCAGAAACGATTTTGGGAAATGCAGTAGATGAAATCGATGTATGGACTTAAATCATGTGCTGGTGTCAGTTTGTACGCAAACAAACTTATCCCGCGAAACCCTGCTGCGGATGCACCTCGCGCCGCTCTTCGCAGTATATGACTGAATGAGTTCTCATTGTAGCGCGCGGCCAGCGCAGGATGTAAGCGCGAGACCGAAGTTACAGCGTGTCAATAAATAAGCGAACATTTCCCACCAGTTTATCAAGCGTGTGGTTTCAGTCTGCGCggatgtcataaaatcacttgatTCGCATCTTAGTTGTGGGCAAACAACATTTCTGACCGGTTTGTCCTTTGTTTGGCTTTATTGCAGCGCTTCGTTCATATCATGTCTTTACAAGCTCGCGTCTCTGATTAAGTTTGCCTGTGGAATAACAGAGATGGTTTCGGGCTAAAATGCCAGTGCTATTTATTTAACCCATGTACAGGTCCGTTTTATCCTGTAGATGGTGAAATCTCTCTGAGAGCTCTCACAGAGCATATGTTCATTATTCATGCATGGCTCACTAGACGCCCCGTGTCCGTACTAAGCGTTGGCATGTAATGGTGACGGCGTGAGAAGGCGTTGCAGGCGTAACCCGCTTAAAGGCTAAGGAATTATGACCTAGCCTAAATGTATTCATACGAGCGAGCGGCTGCATGAAAGGGTATCTGTTGAAAATCTGCATTTTAAACGCCGAGATTTAAAGTGACTTGATggataaaatgttatattgttTTCTCTTAAAATAATGATGATTCTCTAGGAAACAAAGTAGCGCTCGTTAAACCAAATTCTTAAAAAAGGGCATAAAAAGCTTAGCGctattgttctctctctctctctctctctctctctctctctctcgtttatCTGGCCAGCCGCTCTTTGGTAAAATTCGTCGGAGCTTTCTTATTGGCTGAGTTGAAATATTCTCTAATTGTGATATGGGAGTTGTAGTTTTTTAGCGGGCGTGTCTTTACCAAAAGCAAAGATGTGGATGATATACTGAACTACACAGTTTATTGGCGGTAACGCGGTCGTCGTATCAAATTACAACACCTCAATATGGACTTTAAACCAGACGGGGATGGAAGAGACAGACATAAAATGAATGTAGATCATGGAAGTGTCGCGTTTCAAATATGAAAGGAAGTCATGTTTCACGAATAAGAGAGGATGTGAATTCAGCATTGGTCTAGTTGTTTCATTTTCCGATCAGATAAGTAACTAAAGCAATTACAGAGAATGTTTTTCTTCTTCATTAGGACCTTAAAGAAAAGAAACAGGTTGAGGAGACAGAAAATGGAAAGGATGTCCCAGCTAATGGAAATGTGGTGAGTTTCCACAACTTTGTTCGTTTTGTTGCTTTCAATGAGTTCGAAATGATCTTGAACTATATCCCATAACTTGTATTACTTTTGTTTAGGAAAATGAGGAAAATGGTGATCAAGAAAATGAAGTAGATGAGGAAGAAGATGTGGGTGAGGAAGAGGATGAGGAAGATGATGTAGAAGGTATGTTCTGGAAGGAGTGTGCAGGTAAACAAATTAGATCAGAGATCCATTGGTCAGGATGCTGGTTTTAGAACAGTATGGCAGATGAAATggtggtcaaagtcttgacacaGCTCCACCTAATGTATTGACAACTGAAGCAAATAAACAAAGATGTGTGACTAGAGTGAACTATATTacaggtgatgatgatgatgaagatgatgaggcTGAGGGTGGCACAGGCAAAAGAGCGgctgaggatgatgatgatgatgatgatgaggtaAGTCTGTGAGTTATGTCACTGAAGTTCTCAGATAAAAATCAGAAAGATATTTTAAACCATTTTACAAATCTGACTCTGTAATTGCAGTGTGTTTTAACTCTGTTGGGCTGCATTTTCAGGATGATGTTGAAACGAAGAAGCAGAAGACCGACGTGTAAGAAGCTACTCTGCTGGAAATCTTCTCATCCCTTCTTTCCTCAACTTGCCCACTGGGGGAGGAAAAAAACCGTGGTCATTATCAAGTAGAGTCCAGCATCCGTGTGCACACACCTAACTGCAGATTTTGTAGAAACAACCAAGACTTCAAAGCTCTACCTTCTTACAAAATACTTTGAAAGGAaaaatttgtttgtatttttatttacattttatatttttgtacataTTGTTAGAAGGTCAGACATTTTTGACCGTGATCTCTGGTTACCAAACGGTGCTTTGAAGTTGATGCTTCTCTATGAAATAGATTTTATTAGTGGTTTGGCCATGTTATGTTATCTCAAAagaaacttgtaaaaaaaaaaaaacaacaacaaaaaaagaaaagaaaaattaaaaaaacatataaaaaaactttaattcaaAGCATTCCAGTAACTTTGTGTATGTACATCAGTTGTATCATACGTAGTTGGATTGTATGTGAGGACAAGGCCAAAAGAaaagaattttcttttctttcttgtcTATTAAATTGCTATCTGTTTGTGGCCTGTTTGATGTATGTGTGAAATTTGTTGTGCGACAATAAACCGAAATTTATTTTGTgagttcttaattttttttttttttctctttttgttttccatttcatGAGTTTTTAATGTTGGAGCTGTATGGTTAATAAGGATAATTGAACCAGCATTACTTTCAGATGCAGTTCATATTTTTCATCAGCCTgtttaaagtaaatgtacatcaATGTAAATTATTCAGGCCTTTGAGACTCCAAGATCTGGTATAAATTATATTGTGTTAAATAAAattgactgtctttcttccatttatattcatatttctttAGGACAAAGTGCTCTCATCAGTTGGTCTTGTGGGGTTTTTTTATATACTGAGTATCTGCACAAGTTGTTAGTCAAAATGCCACTACCACCTtttcaacaaaaataattaataaagaaGGCAAATTTGTAAGACAAATGTAAGTTAGTGCTCAATATGTATAATTCATGATGAGGGTTTTGTAGTAGAGATCAATGTGGCTACCACAAAAAAttcagtcaaaaataaaattatgagcttAAGAGATACTGACCTTTGAAGTTTAAATACTGGATGCTATTTTTAGCTGTTGGTTGAATATAGTCACTTTATCTGTACCATTTCATGACATGATCTGACTGCATCATAAGAGATgatgaatatattatttatttgtgattaaAACATTTCAGTTCAGATATCTTGTCAATATAGACATATTTTTACAGATTGCATAAATTGCAGTTAAGTAGCTGTTGTAAGTCTGACAAAAGTAAACATATCACATATTGGAAAAGATGCCTAAAACCAAAAGCTATGACAGAGCTAGAAATGGAAACA includes these proteins:
- the LOC127449211 gene encoding prothymosin alpha-A-like, producing MADTKVDTSSEVSAKDLKEKKQVEETENGKDVPANGNVENEENGDQENEVDEEEDVGEEEDEEDDVEGDDDDEDDEAEGGTGKRAAEDDDDDDDEDDVETKKQKTDV